From Pseudoalteromonas sp. DL-6, one genomic window encodes:
- a CDS encoding aspartate carbamoyltransferase, which yields MFSFQGENILSVNQLDRDCIERIFTVAKKMEPYAKKQKRTNVLEGAILANLFFEPSTRTRVSFGTAFNLLGGLVRETTGMQSSALAKGESLYDTARVISAYADAVAMRHPDSGSVAEFATGCSVPVINGGDGPNEHPTQALLDLLTIERELSRFDQNIDGMHIALVGDLKYGRTVHSLSKLLCHYKDIRFSMVAPNGLQMPDSILSAVENAGHKIELVDKMEGNLAADIVYQTRIQEERFPSQEEANKYRGGFRISQSIYNSHCKPNSVLMHPLPRDSRLEANELDNDLNANDNLAIFRQVQNGVLIRMALFALTLGVENKVEQYEVDVPWFSRKRDS from the coding sequence ATGTTCAGTTTCCAAGGTGAAAATATACTCTCTGTTAATCAACTCGATCGAGACTGTATTGAACGTATATTTACTGTGGCAAAAAAAATGGAGCCATACGCTAAAAAACAAAAGCGTACCAATGTGCTTGAAGGCGCTATTTTAGCGAACCTGTTTTTTGAACCTAGTACGCGTACTCGTGTTAGTTTTGGCACTGCGTTTAATTTACTCGGTGGACTAGTTCGTGAAACCACCGGTATGCAAAGCTCAGCGCTTGCTAAAGGCGAGTCTCTATATGATACCGCACGTGTTATTTCAGCCTATGCTGATGCGGTTGCAATGCGCCATCCTGACTCAGGCTCTGTAGCTGAATTTGCAACAGGCTGCAGCGTACCAGTAATAAACGGTGGCGATGGCCCTAATGAGCACCCTACTCAAGCACTGCTTGATTTACTAACCATTGAGCGTGAACTTAGCCGCTTCGATCAAAATATTGATGGTATGCACATTGCGCTAGTCGGCGATTTAAAATATGGTCGTACCGTTCACTCGCTATCAAAGTTATTATGCCATTACAAAGACATTCGATTTTCAATGGTCGCCCCTAATGGCTTACAAATGCCTGACTCGATTTTATCTGCCGTTGAAAATGCAGGACATAAAATTGAGCTGGTCGATAAAATGGAAGGTAACTTAGCAGCCGATATCGTTTATCAAACACGCATTCAAGAAGAGCGTTTTCCGTCGCAAGAAGAAGCCAACAAGTACCGTGGTGGATTTAGAATTAGCCAGTCTATTTACAATAGCCATTGCAAACCTAATTCGGTATTAATGCATCCGCTTCCTCGCGATAGCCGTTTAGAGGCAAACGAACTTGATAACGACTTAAATGCTAACGACAATCTAGCAATATTCCGCCAAGTACAAAATGGCGTTCTTATTCGTATGGCACTGTTTGCTTTAACCCTCGGCGTAGAAAACAAAGTTGAGCAGTATGAAGTAGACGTTCCTTGGTTTAGCCGCAAACGCGATAGCTAA